In Bacillus cytotoxicus NVH 391-98, the following are encoded in one genomic region:
- a CDS encoding ABC transporter ATP-binding protein, translated as MTNLLVIKNLWKKYGLKTVIRNVNLEITEGKIIGLVGDNGSGKTTLLKMMAGLQHPSEGSITIAGKKIGLDTKKVVSFMPDYPVFDEWMTVKDAIFFYRDFYQDFDIQKSVDTIAAFKIPLEERITALSKGMVEKLQLILTFSRKVKFYILDEPLGGIDPISREHVLELILQFYREDCTIIISTHLIGEIENIFDEILFLKDGEIVLHENVEELRFQKGKAVTELFKEVFSR; from the coding sequence ATGACGAATTTACTTGTGATCAAAAACCTATGGAAGAAGTATGGTTTAAAGACAGTAATCCGGAATGTAAATTTGGAGATTACAGAAGGAAAAATTATTGGTCTTGTTGGGGATAATGGAAGCGGAAAAACGACGCTATTAAAAATGATGGCTGGTTTACAACATCCTTCAGAAGGAAGTATTACAATTGCAGGAAAGAAAATAGGATTAGATACGAAAAAGGTTGTTTCATTTATGCCAGATTACCCTGTATTTGATGAGTGGATGACTGTAAAAGATGCAATATTTTTCTATCGTGATTTCTATCAAGATTTTGATATACAAAAATCGGTAGATACAATTGCTGCATTCAAAATACCGTTAGAAGAGAGAATTACAGCTTTATCAAAAGGAATGGTTGAAAAGTTACAACTCATTTTAACATTTTCCAGAAAAGTAAAGTTTTACATATTAGATGAACCGCTTGGTGGGATAGATCCTATATCAAGAGAACATGTATTAGAGCTTATTTTACAGTTTTATCGAGAAGATTGTACAATTATCATTTCGACACATTTAATTGGTGAAATTGAAAATATTTTTGATGAAATTCTCTTTTTAAAGGATGGAGAAATTGTACTTCATGAAAATGTGGAAGAGCTTCGTTTTCAAAAAGGGAAAGCTGTGACTGAGTTGTTTAAGGAGGTGTTTAGTAGGTGA
- a CDS encoding ABC transporter ATP-binding protein, whose product MGNVVVKLENVYKKIGGNEIIRGLSFEVEAGEVYGFLGPNGSGKTTTIRMMTGLIAMTAGDITICGHSIRTEREKALEHIGAIVENPELYDYMTGMQNLKHFANMAVTPISKERIAEIVKLVELEHAIHKKVKTYSLGMKQRLGIAQALLHNPKVLILDEPTNGLDPAGIHEIRDYLQKLAKEKNIAVIVSSHLLSEIELMCDRVVIIKNGQFVQAYNLHEQAKHDETVVVMFEVDQIERGNEIIQGKVQENIIVASITKTEIPQIVKQLVHHDILVYGVTVQNKTLEDKFLSITGGVKA is encoded by the coding sequence TTGGGAAACGTAGTAGTTAAATTAGAAAATGTTTATAAGAAGATTGGTGGAAATGAAATTATTCGTGGTCTTTCATTTGAAGTGGAAGCGGGAGAGGTATATGGATTTCTCGGGCCGAATGGAAGCGGAAAAACGACAACAATTCGCATGATGACAGGTCTTATTGCCATGACAGCAGGAGATATTACGATTTGTGGTCATAGTATTCGGACAGAACGTGAGAAGGCGTTAGAACACATTGGAGCGATTGTTGAAAACCCGGAATTATATGATTATATGACAGGTATGCAAAATTTAAAACATTTTGCTAATATGGCTGTTACGCCAATTAGTAAAGAGCGTATCGCTGAAATTGTGAAGCTAGTTGAACTAGAGCATGCGATTCATAAAAAGGTAAAGACATATTCACTTGGTATGAAGCAGCGCCTAGGAATTGCTCAAGCACTTCTTCACAATCCGAAAGTTCTTATTTTAGATGAACCGACAAATGGATTAGACCCAGCTGGTATTCATGAAATTCGTGATTATTTACAAAAATTAGCGAAGGAAAAAAATATAGCTGTCATTGTATCGAGCCATTTATTAAGTGAGATTGAATTAATGTGTGATCGCGTTGTTATTATTAAGAATGGTCAATTTGTACAAGCATATAACTTACATGAGCAAGCGAAGCATGATGAAACTGTTGTCGTAATGTTTGAAGTAGATCAAATCGAACGTGGAAATGAAATCATTCAAGGTAAGGTGCAAGAAAATATTATTGTTGCTTCTATAACAAAGACTGAAATTCCGCAAATTGTGAAACAACTTGTTCATCATGATATTCTCGTATATGGCGTTACAGTACAAAACAAAACACTAGAAGATAAATTTTTATCAATTACAGGAGGAGTGAAGGCATAA
- a CDS encoding ABC transporter permease yields the protein MVKLIQNECLKLHAKKGIYILMGILIGLEIIIAVGVKQWAPSEMQPSGYGSFTNSMFDFIFLIVTIFGIILATRSITEEFQKGTIKQLLIRPRKRVTVLFSKYITIALVVTVILFIAFMVSVLIGMVVFGGEKEGLTVAVLMKKFMYEIISVLFFITLAFCLANIFRKSVLPLVMTLFIFFLKGTINTVLMILAEGVAKFSVFSHLDLSVYDSNEFINAGMKPPFAGFTFTTSLLIDIVYFAILLIVSSALFQKRDVL from the coding sequence ATGGTAAAATTAATCCAAAATGAATGTTTAAAATTACATGCGAAAAAAGGTATATATATTTTAATGGGAATATTAATTGGATTGGAAATTATAATCGCAGTCGGTGTGAAACAATGGGCACCGTCTGAGATGCAACCGTCTGGATATGGCTCATTTACAAATAGCATGTTCGATTTTATATTTCTTATTGTTACAATTTTTGGAATCATCTTAGCAACTCGTTCTATTACAGAAGAATTTCAAAAAGGAACAATTAAACAGTTGCTGATTCGTCCTAGAAAGCGAGTTACAGTTTTATTTTCAAAATATATAACAATTGCATTAGTTGTAACAGTCATATTATTTATTGCTTTCATGGTTTCCGTATTAATTGGAATGGTTGTTTTTGGTGGAGAAAAAGAGGGACTAACAGTTGCGGTATTAATGAAGAAGTTTATGTATGAGATAATATCAGTGTTATTCTTTATAACATTAGCTTTTTGTTTAGCAAATATTTTTAGAAAATCTGTATTACCATTAGTTATGACCCTATTTATCTTTTTCTTAAAAGGAACAATCAATACAGTATTAATGATTTTGGCAGAAGGTGTAGCAAAGTTCTCTGTTTTTTCTCATTTAGATTTAAGTGTATATGATAGTAATGAATTCATTAACGCGGGAATGAAACCTCCATTTGCTGGGTTTACCTTTACAACATCATTATTAATCGATATCGTATACTTTGCTATATTACTGATTGTGTCAAGTGCCTTATTCCAAAAACGTGATGTACTATAA
- a CDS encoding CPBP family intramembrane glutamic endopeptidase gives MQYAFSHIRLRSFFAWMILGMIVTVVTLTVIGVSKTIEDVVMQTTVFFIFPLLWLYMKTQKNNIVFTSFFDKTSKMNWKLILIATAMGMIFSFGVSFIQFYILAHLVPNFIVDILNDTSLMNTNNVFTMIFSFISACIFAPIMEEVIFRGFFLQRMTVKWGIKRAVIISSLIFGLGHFDIVGAFLFGIIMCLLYIKTQNIWMNIAVHALNNCIVTIMQLIGGEEANDTISASTLQGVGNLWVGAIFILISLLWFVPFIRKNWRNIKETGVPPLRFIDEEKRTEIAPQNRIYSQVIITERLMAVELPDEVVNRIKLEENDEVTITVENDQIIIQKAE, from the coding sequence ATTCAGTACGCATTTTCACATATAAGACTTCGCAGTTTTTTTGCATGGATGATTTTAGGAATGATTGTTACAGTAGTAACGTTAACGGTGATAGGAGTTTCAAAAACGATTGAAGATGTCGTCATGCAAACGACAGTGTTTTTTATATTCCCATTATTATGGCTATATATGAAAACACAAAAAAATAATATTGTATTTACTAGTTTTTTTGATAAAACATCAAAAATGAATTGGAAATTAATTTTGATTGCAACAGCAATGGGAATGATTTTTTCTTTTGGTGTATCATTTATTCAATTTTACATACTAGCACATCTTGTCCCGAATTTTATTGTAGATATATTGAATGATACTAGTTTAATGAATACGAACAATGTGTTCACAATGATATTTAGCTTTATTTCGGCATGTATATTTGCACCGATTATGGAAGAAGTGATTTTTCGAGGTTTTTTCTTACAACGTATGACAGTAAAGTGGGGAATTAAACGAGCTGTAATTATTTCATCTCTTATTTTTGGGTTAGGTCACTTTGATATTGTAGGTGCCTTCTTATTTGGAATCATTATGTGTCTTTTGTATATTAAGACACAAAATATATGGATGAACATTGCTGTACATGCTTTAAATAATTGTATTGTAACGATTATGCAATTAATAGGAGGAGAAGAAGCAAATGATACGATTTCTGCTAGTACATTACAAGGAGTAGGAAACCTATGGGTTGGAGCTATTTTCATTTTGATTAGTTTATTATGGTTTGTACCTTTTATTCGGAAGAATTGGCGAAACATAAAGGAAACAGGAGTGCCGCCTCTTCGTTTCATCGATGAGGAAAAGAGAACGGAAATAGCGCCGCAAAATAGAATATATAGTCAAGTTATTATAACGGAGCGATTGATGGCTGTAGAATTACCAGATGAAGTTGTCAATCGGATCAAATTAGAAGAAAATGATGAAGTAACAATAACGGTAGAGAATGATCAAATTATTATTCAAAAAGCTGAGTAA
- a CDS encoding DUF3913 family protein encodes MKILFYEKTAQEDDLLGIWDNVPTIPRIGEKVEILKTIRTVTDIKYIKKGNNFHVEIVIH; translated from the coding sequence TTGAAAATTTTGTTTTATGAAAAAACAGCGCAGGAAGATGACTTACTTGGCATTTGGGATAATGTTCCTACCATTCCCCGCATTGGGGAAAAAGTAGAGATTTTAAAAACGATTCGTACCGTTACAGATATTAAATATATAAAAAAAGGAAATAACTTTCATGTAGAAATTGTTATTCATTAA
- a CDS encoding Lrp/AsnC family transcriptional regulator — protein sequence MQLDRVDRKILNELYNDSRLSMRELSKRVNLSAPSTTERVRKLESEGVIRKYTIDIDYKKAGLVLDCILEITLKNGDTTRMQQFIQSYPSASFCYRVTGSLCYIVKISVPSLVELEEFINDVSSYATTVSHIVLSEVALTPDIEHVFPEK from the coding sequence ATGCAACTAGACCGTGTGGATCGTAAAATTTTAAATGAATTATATAATGATAGTCGCCTTTCAATGCGAGAGCTGTCAAAACGTGTGAATTTATCCGCACCTTCGACAACAGAACGCGTTCGTAAATTAGAAAGTGAGGGGGTAATCCGAAAATATACAATCGATATTGACTATAAAAAAGCTGGCCTCGTTTTAGATTGTATTTTAGAAATTACTTTAAAAAATGGTGATACAACACGTATGCAACAATTTATTCAGTCTTATCCATCAGCAAGCTTTTGTTATCGCGTAACAGGTAGCCTCTGTTATATCGTGAAAATTTCTGTTCCTTCCTTAGTTGAACTTGAGGAATTTATTAATGATGTCTCTTCCTATGCAACAACTGTTTCTCATATTGTCTTATCAGAAGTTGCACTAACGCCTGATATTGAACATGTTTTTCCAGAAAAATAA
- a CDS encoding carboxymuconolactone decarboxylase family protein — protein sequence MERISLSNVGDTKFQKLLGHNPDILHSWSALENTLYHTGNLSPELKEQVRRTLAYGNECPYCMAKGRPDDMQQVEEISVAVTFAHTFVHDRKAIDDNLFHILKQYWTEKEIVELCAYICFITASQQLGFVFQLQPDSSLKLFR from the coding sequence ATGGAGAGAATTTCATTATCAAATGTAGGAGATACAAAGTTTCAAAAGTTATTAGGTCATAATCCGGATATATTACATTCATGGAGTGCGTTAGAAAACACGCTGTATCATACAGGAAATCTTTCGCCAGAGTTGAAGGAGCAAGTAAGAAGAACATTAGCGTATGGGAATGAATGTCCGTACTGCATGGCAAAGGGAAGACCTGATGATATGCAACAGGTGGAAGAAATTAGTGTAGCAGTTACTTTTGCACATACATTTGTTCATGATCGAAAGGCGATAGATGATAATCTGTTTCATATATTAAAACAATATTGGACGGAAAAAGAAATTGTAGAGCTTTGCGCGTATATTTGTTTTATTACTGCGTCGCAGCAACTTGGATTTGTATTTCAATTACAGCCTGATTCATCGCTAAAACTATTCCGATAA
- a CDS encoding SseB family protein → MEQIPVKKIETVLVLAEDDKQKQKEFYELLLMTHFYVAGTIEAEDSAKEGTLRLRHFQGEGRWIVPFFTQLEFVKEVLPEDTPLITIRGKELFESMDKDATAVLNVGTEISKTFIPEEIADIVSGRIFQYYN, encoded by the coding sequence ATGGAGCAAATTCCAGTAAAAAAAATAGAAACCGTACTCGTTTTAGCAGAGGATGATAAGCAAAAACAAAAAGAATTTTATGAACTGTTGCTTATGACTCATTTTTATGTTGCTGGTACAATTGAAGCAGAAGATTCAGCAAAAGAAGGAACGTTGCGTTTGCGCCATTTTCAAGGAGAGGGTAGATGGATTGTTCCGTTCTTTACGCAATTGGAATTTGTAAAAGAAGTATTGCCAGAAGATACGCCCCTTATTACGATACGTGGTAAAGAATTGTTTGAAAGTATGGATAAGGACGCAACGGCGGTATTAAATGTAGGCACGGAAATAAGTAAAACATTTATTCCTGAAGAAATCGCAGATATTGTGTCTGGTCGTATCTTTCAGTATTACAACTAA
- a CDS encoding S66 peptidase family protein produces the protein MIYPNALKQGDTVMIIAPSGPPTLENVLKGVDILQEMGLSVIIGKSVYEKYGYLAGNDQVRLDDIHEAFTNNEVKAIFCARGGYGSARLLPRIQYEIIQQNRKIFWGYSDITALHTAFSRYANLVTFHGPMIEELGKGVDSLSRSSFNQLFSPYSSILTASECIVPAPSCFTTGTLIGGNLTVLTSTLGSPFEVDTTNKIVLLEDIGEEPYRIDRMLNQLHLSGKFNKCRGIIFTSCHNCISSKPSQSLQTILYEYFAPHHIPVLFGLPIGHISPNIGIPLGITVTMNTDRNTISIPSGIVPFTN, from the coding sequence ATGATATATCCAAATGCGTTAAAACAAGGTGATACAGTAATGATTATTGCACCGTCTGGCCCACCAACACTTGAAAATGTATTAAAAGGTGTGGACATCTTACAAGAGATGGGCTTATCCGTAATAATTGGAAAGAGTGTTTATGAGAAGTATGGATATTTAGCTGGAAATGATCAAGTTCGTCTTGATGATATACATGAAGCCTTTACAAATAATGAAGTAAAGGCGATTTTCTGTGCACGAGGTGGTTACGGAAGTGCGCGTCTCCTCCCTCGCATTCAATATGAAATCATTCAACAAAATCGAAAAATCTTTTGGGGATATAGTGATATTACAGCTTTACATACCGCTTTTTCACGCTATGCAAACCTCGTGACGTTCCATGGACCGATGATTGAAGAATTAGGAAAAGGGGTAGATTCTCTATCGCGTTCTTCTTTCAACCAACTCTTCTCTCCTTATTCATCTATCTTAACGGCATCAGAATGTATTGTGCCAGCCCCTTCCTGCTTCACTACTGGAACACTCATTGGAGGGAACTTAACTGTATTGACAAGCACACTTGGGTCACCATTTGAAGTCGATACAACCAATAAAATTGTATTACTTGAAGATATTGGCGAAGAACCATATCGCATTGATCGCATGTTGAATCAACTCCATTTATCAGGAAAATTTAATAAATGTCGAGGTATTATTTTTACAAGCTGTCATAACTGCATTTCTTCAAAACCATCTCAATCGTTACAAACGATATTGTACGAATACTTTGCACCGCATCATATCCCAGTTCTATTCGGCTTACCAATTGGACATATTAGCCCTAATATTGGGATTCCCCTTGGGATTACAGTCACAATGAATACAGACAGAAATACAATTTCTATCCCTTCTGGTATCGTGCCATTTACAAACTAA
- a CDS encoding NAD(P)H-dependent flavin oxidoreductase, with protein MFTSRVTDILQIKYPIIQAGMAGAITTPELVAAVSNSGGLGTLGAGYMSPEKIREAIYKIRQLTDKPFGVNLLVTKEIQIEKEKVNEAKVLLSGMSRELGIEEDEFKLPQSYKEQLQVLLEEKVPVVSFAFQTLEQEEINVLKRRGIKVIGTATHVAEAKALAELGVDMITGQGSEAGGHRGTFIGKEQDAMIGTFALIPQLVAAVSHIPIIAAGGVMNGKGFVAALALGAEGVQMGSAFLTSEESIAHDVYKEAILQSADTSTTVTRAFSGRYARGIRNTFIEKHEGKEDRLPMYPVQNVLTSKIRQEAAKQNKGEYMSLWAGQASSLARVESAQRVVERVMKETENAIEQLENVYRKRPLE; from the coding sequence ATGTTTACAAGTCGAGTTACAGACATATTACAAATTAAGTACCCTATCATTCAAGCAGGTATGGCAGGTGCGATTACGACACCAGAACTTGTTGCAGCTGTAAGTAATAGCGGAGGATTAGGCACGCTTGGAGCCGGCTATATGAGCCCAGAAAAAATTCGTGAAGCGATTTATAAAATAAGGCAGTTAACTGATAAGCCTTTCGGTGTTAATTTACTTGTAACGAAAGAGATACAAATAGAAAAAGAGAAGGTAAATGAGGCGAAAGTCTTACTTAGTGGAATGAGTAGAGAGTTAGGTATAGAGGAAGATGAATTCAAGCTTCCACAAAGCTATAAAGAACAATTACAAGTACTATTAGAAGAAAAGGTGCCGGTTGTTAGCTTTGCATTTCAAACGTTAGAACAAGAAGAAATAAATGTTTTGAAAAGAAGAGGAATAAAAGTGATTGGAACAGCTACTCATGTAGCGGAAGCAAAAGCACTTGCTGAACTTGGGGTAGATATGATCACTGGGCAAGGTAGCGAGGCAGGAGGACATAGAGGAACATTTATCGGTAAAGAACAAGATGCTATGATTGGTACGTTTGCGTTAATACCTCAGTTAGTAGCAGCAGTCTCGCATATCCCGATTATTGCAGCTGGTGGTGTAATGAACGGGAAAGGGTTTGTTGCTGCATTGGCATTAGGTGCAGAAGGTGTTCAAATGGGATCAGCCTTTTTAACGAGTGAAGAAAGTATTGCACATGATGTATATAAAGAGGCCATACTGCAAAGTGCAGATACGAGTACAACTGTTACGAGAGCATTTTCTGGAAGATATGCAAGAGGTATACGGAATACTTTTATAGAAAAGCATGAAGGAAAAGAAGATAGGCTTCCGATGTATCCAGTGCAAAACGTATTAACTTCTAAAATACGCCAAGAAGCAGCGAAACAAAATAAAGGAGAATACATGTCGCTTTGGGCAGGACAAGCATCATCATTAGCACGAGTAGAATCAGCTCAGCGCGTCGTGGAGCGAGTGATGAAAGAAACAGAGAATGCCATTGAACAATTAGAAAATGTATATAGAAAAAGACCACTTGAGTAA
- the dltD gene encoding D-alanyl-lipoteichoic acid biosynthesis protein DltD, with protein sequence MSKAKFGPMLLALALFAVFLLIPTRFLLPLVSDKKVERAATSLQEEKIQSMILQQKMLEDPKYLPMYGSSEFARMDAFHPSNYFKVKPEGFTPFLLGRGGTQNLVHVLNFASTMDQLKDKKMVFVLSPQWFVPHGIDETHFAPNFSKQQGYHFIFNNDLKPEMKKQIAKRLLNFEIVKKETLLKTSLEGIVYDDTEHKIKAMAVKPFAYLYRNILDRKDLFTAMFHIKTPKEKLDPALKQMNWEEARKYADEAGKMESQSNEYGIEDHYFNKKIKKKLKQRQGYLKHDAYDQSPEYEDLQTVLDLLKQTGAKPLFISVPVKGTWYDYAGFPKERRELYYKKVHKQIEKAGYPIADFSNHEYDKYFLKDHMHLGWKGWVYIDEAIQQFYKTN encoded by the coding sequence ATGAGCAAAGCAAAATTTGGACCGATGCTTCTAGCATTGGCCCTTTTTGCTGTATTCCTACTTATTCCAACACGCTTTCTACTTCCACTTGTCAGTGATAAGAAAGTAGAACGAGCTGCTACTTCTTTACAAGAAGAAAAAATTCAAAGTATGATTTTACAGCAAAAAATGTTAGAAGACCCGAAATACCTTCCGATGTATGGTTCATCGGAGTTTGCTCGAATGGATGCTTTTCATCCATCCAATTACTTTAAAGTAAAACCAGAAGGATTCACACCATTCCTTCTTGGCCGAGGTGGAACACAAAACCTTGTACATGTATTAAACTTTGCATCTACAATGGATCAATTAAAAGATAAAAAAATGGTCTTTGTTCTTTCACCTCAATGGTTTGTCCCACACGGTATTGACGAAACGCATTTTGCACCTAACTTTTCTAAGCAACAAGGCTATCATTTCATTTTCAACAATGATTTAAAACCGGAAATGAAAAAACAAATTGCAAAGCGTTTGCTGAACTTTGAAATTGTAAAGAAAGAAACATTGTTGAAAACTTCTTTAGAAGGTATTGTTTATGATGATACAGAGCATAAAATAAAAGCAATGGCTGTGAAACCTTTTGCTTATCTGTATCGCAATATTTTAGATCGTAAAGATTTATTTACGGCAATGTTTCATATTAAAACACCGAAAGAAAAGCTTGATCCAGCATTGAAACAAATGAACTGGGAAGAAGCGCGTAAATATGCGGATGAAGCTGGTAAAATGGAATCGCAATCGAATGAATACGGTATCGAAGATCATTATTTCAATAAAAAAATTAAAAAGAAATTAAAACAACGTCAAGGATACTTAAAACATGATGCGTATGATCAATCTCCAGAGTATGAAGATTTACAAACTGTACTTGACTTATTAAAGCAAACAGGTGCAAAACCACTCTTCATTTCTGTTCCTGTCAAAGGAACTTGGTACGATTACGCGGGATTCCCGAAAGAACGCCGCGAATTGTACTACAAAAAAGTTCATAAACAAATTGAGAAAGCTGGGTATCCAATTGCCGACTTCTCAAATCATGAGTATGATAAATACTTCTTAAAAGATCATATGCACTTAGGTTGGAAAGGCTGGGTTTACATCGACGAAGCTATCCAACAATTTTATAAAACAAACTAA
- the dltC gene encoding D-alanine--poly(phosphoribitol) ligase subunit DltC yields MAEFKEQVLDILEEVCENDIVKENLDVQLFEEGILDSFAVVSLLVEFQERLGIEVSISDFDRDEWATPNMVIKKLEEIR; encoded by the coding sequence ATGGCAGAATTTAAAGAGCAAGTATTAGATATTTTAGAAGAAGTATGTGAAAATGATATTGTGAAAGAGAATCTAGATGTTCAATTATTTGAAGAAGGTATTCTTGATTCTTTCGCTGTCGTATCTTTATTAGTAGAATTCCAAGAGCGCTTAGGTATTGAAGTTTCTATTTCTGATTTCGACCGTGATGAGTGGGCAACACCAAATATGGTTATTAAGAAATTGGAAGAAATCCGATGA
- the dltB gene encoding D-alanyl-lipoteichoic acid biosynthesis protein DltB produces the protein MTAYGSFYFFVIVGILLIPTIIAGLKGKMLRKYNAVLTLVMLAIIFSDKPKQAIMLAVFIIWQYVLIRGYLHLRKQNNNTFMFCMAVILSILPLILAKIAPFVPELKFVVFLGMSYVTFRAVQMVFEVRDGLIKELSFFHFWEFVLFFPAISTGPIDRYRRFQKDIQKPPSSEEYQQLLYTGMNRIFQGFLYKFIIAYLINQHLMEAAFAKQDTFLSNVIYMYSYSFYLFFDFAGYSAFVIGVSYMMGIKTPENFNKPFISRNIKDFWNRWHMSLSFWFRDFIYMRFVFFATKKKLLKNRYTISYIGAFLNFFIMGIWHITGEHVYQYIIYGLYHAALFILFDIFERKNKKHKFWPNNKWMHILAVVITFHFVCFGFLIFSGHLNRYF, from the coding sequence ATGACCGCATATGGATCATTTTATTTTTTCGTGATTGTAGGCATTTTATTAATACCTACGATTATTGCCGGATTAAAAGGTAAAATGTTGCGAAAATATAACGCTGTTTTAACACTTGTTATGCTTGCGATAATCTTCTCAGACAAACCAAAGCAAGCCATTATGTTAGCAGTATTTATTATTTGGCAATATGTCCTTATTCGAGGCTATTTACATTTGAGAAAACAAAATAATAACACGTTCATGTTTTGCATGGCTGTTATTTTGTCGATTTTGCCGCTTATTTTAGCCAAAATCGCACCGTTTGTACCTGAACTAAAGTTTGTTGTTTTCTTAGGTATGTCTTACGTAACATTCAGAGCAGTACAGATGGTCTTTGAAGTACGTGATGGCTTAATTAAAGAGCTTTCATTCTTTCATTTCTGGGAGTTCGTTTTATTCTTCCCTGCTATCTCTACGGGACCTATCGATCGGTATCGAAGATTCCAAAAAGATATTCAAAAACCACCTAGTAGTGAGGAATATCAACAACTACTCTATACAGGAATGAATCGTATTTTCCAAGGTTTTCTGTATAAATTTATTATTGCTTATTTAATAAATCAACATCTTATGGAAGCAGCATTTGCTAAACAAGATACTTTTCTTTCAAATGTAATTTACATGTATAGCTATAGCTTCTATTTATTCTTCGATTTTGCTGGCTATAGTGCATTCGTAATCGGTGTAAGTTATATGATGGGAATTAAAACGCCAGAAAACTTTAATAAGCCGTTCATTAGTCGTAACATTAAAGACTTTTGGAATCGCTGGCACATGAGTTTATCGTTCTGGTTCCGTGACTTTATCTATATGCGCTTTGTCTTTTTTGCAACGAAGAAAAAGTTATTGAAAAATCGGTATACGATTTCATATATTGGCGCATTTTTAAACTTTTTCATTATGGGGATATGGCACATTACTGGTGAGCATGTATATCAATACATTATTTACGGCCTTTATCATGCTGCTTTATTTATCCTGTTCGATATTTTCGAACGGAAAAACAAGAAGCATAAATTTTGGCCAAATAATAAATGGATGCATATCCTTGCGGTTGTAATTACATTCCATTTTGTATGTTTCGGTTTCCTAATCTTCTCTGGTCACCTAAACAGATACTTTTAA